One segment of Pan paniscus chromosome 20, NHGRI_mPanPan1-v2.0_pri, whole genome shotgun sequence DNA contains the following:
- the ERF gene encoding ETS domain-containing transcription factor ERF isoform X2, whose protein sequence is MNYDKLSRALRYYYNKRILHKTKGKRFTYKFNFNKLVLVNYPFIDVGLAGGAVPQSAPPVPSGGSHFRFPPSTPSEVLSPTEDPRSPPACSSSSSSLFSAVVARRLGRGSVSDCSDGTSELEEPLGEDPRARPPGPPDLGAFRGPPLARLPHDPGVFRVYPRPRGGPEPLSPFPVSPLAGPGSLLPPQLSPALPMTPTHLAYTPSPTLSPMYPSGGGGPSGSGGGSHFSFSPEDMKRYLQAHTQSVYNYHLSPRAFLHYPGLVVPQPQRPDKCPLPPMAPETPPVPSSASSSSSSSSSPFKFKLQPPPLGRRQRAAGEKAVAGADKSGGGAGGLAEGAGALAPPPPPPQIKVEPISEGESEEVEVTDISDEDEEDGEVFKTPRAPPAPPKSEPGEAPGASQCMPLKLRFKRRWSEDCRLEGGGGPAGGFEDEGEDKKVRGEGPGEAGGPLTPRRVSSDLQHATAQLSLEHRDS, encoded by the exons ATGAATTACGACAAGCTGAGCCGGGCCCTGCG CTATTACTATAACAAGCGCATTCTACACAAGACCAAGGGGAAACGGTTCACCTACAAGTTCAATTTCAACAAACTGGTGCTGGTCAATTACCCTTTCATTGATGTGGGGTTGGCTG GGGGTGCAGTGCCCCAGAGTGCCCCGCCAGTGCCGTCGGGTGGTAGCCACTTCCGCTTCCCTCCCTCAACGCCCTCCGAGGTGCTGTCCCCCACCGAGGACCCCCGCTCACCACCAGCCTgctcttcatcttcatcttcccTCTTCTCGGCTGTGGTGGCCCGCCGCCTGGGCCGAGGCTCAGTCAGTGACTGTAGTGATGGCACGTCAGAGCTGGAGGAACCGCTGGGAGAGGATCCCCGGGCCCGACCACCTGGCCCTCCGGATCTGGGTGCCTTCCGAGGGCCCCCGCTGGCCCGCCTGCCCCATGACCCTGGTGTCTTCCGAGTCTATCCCCGGCCTCGGGGTGGCCCTGAACCCCTCAGCCCCTTCCCTGTGTCGCCTCTGGCCGGTCCTGGATCCCTGCTGCCCCCTCAGCTCTCCCCGGCTCTGCCCATGACGCCCACCCACCTGGCCTACACTCCCTCGCCCACGCTGAGCCCGATGTACCCCAGTGGTGGCGGGGGGCCCAGCGGCTCAGGGGGAGGCTCCCACTTCTCCTTCAGCCCTGAGGACATGAAACGGTACCTGCAGGCCCACACCCAAAGCGTCTACAACTACCACCTCAGCCCCCGCGCCTTCCTGCACTACCCTGGGCTGGTGGTGCCCCAGCCCCAGCGCCCTGACAAGTGCCCGCTGCCGCCCATGGCACCCGAGACCCCACCGGTCCCCTCCTCGGCCTCGtcatcctcttcttcttcttcctccccaTTCAAGTTTAAGCTCCAGCCGCCCCCACTCGGACGCCGGCAGCGGGCAGCTGGGGAGAAGGCCGTAGCCGGTGCTGACAAGAGCGGTGGCGGTGCAGGCGGGCTGGCTGAGGGGGCAGGGGCACTAGCCCCACCGCCCCCGCCACCACAGATCAAGGTGGAGCCCATCTCGGAAGGCGAGTCGGAGGAGGTAGAGGTGACTGATATCAGTGATGAGGATGAGGAAGACGGGGAGGTGTTCAAGACGCCCCGTGCCCCACCTGCACCCCCTAAGTCTGAGCCCGGCGAGGCACCCGGGGCATCCCAGTGCATGCCCCTCAAGCTACGCTTTAAGCGGCGCTGGAGTGAAGACTGTCGCCTCGAAGGGGGTGGGGGCCCCGCTGGGGGCTTTGAGGATGAGGGTGAGGACAAGAAGGTGCGtggggaggggcctggggaggctgggggGCCCCTCACCCCAAGGCGGGTGAGCTCTGACCTCCAGCATGCCACGGCCCAGCTATCCCTGGAGCACCGAGACTCCTGA
- the ERF gene encoding ETS domain-containing transcription factor ERF isoform X1, translated as MKTPADTGFAFPDWAYKPESSPGSRQIQLWHFILELLRKEEYQGVIAWQGDYGEFVIKDPDEVARLWGVRKCKPQMNYDKLSRALRYYYNKRILHKTKGKRFTYKFNFNKLVLVNYPFIDVGLAGGAVPQSAPPVPSGGSHFRFPPSTPSEVLSPTEDPRSPPACSSSSSSLFSAVVARRLGRGSVSDCSDGTSELEEPLGEDPRARPPGPPDLGAFRGPPLARLPHDPGVFRVYPRPRGGPEPLSPFPVSPLAGPGSLLPPQLSPALPMTPTHLAYTPSPTLSPMYPSGGGGPSGSGGGSHFSFSPEDMKRYLQAHTQSVYNYHLSPRAFLHYPGLVVPQPQRPDKCPLPPMAPETPPVPSSASSSSSSSSSPFKFKLQPPPLGRRQRAAGEKAVAGADKSGGGAGGLAEGAGALAPPPPPPQIKVEPISEGESEEVEVTDISDEDEEDGEVFKTPRAPPAPPKSEPGEAPGASQCMPLKLRFKRRWSEDCRLEGGGGPAGGFEDEGEDKKVRGEGPGEAGGPLTPRRVSSDLQHATAQLSLEHRDS; from the exons ATGAAGACCCCGGCGGACAcag GGTTTGCCTTCCCGGATTGGGCCTACAAGCCAGAGTCGTCCCCTGGCTCAAGGCAGATCCAGCTGTGGCACTTTATCCTGGAGCTGCTGCGGAAGGAGGAGTACCAGGGCGTCATTGCCTGGCAGGGGGACTACGGGGAATTCGTCATCAAAGACCCTGATGAGGTGGCCCGGCTGTGGGGCGTCCGCAAGTGCAAGCCCCAGATGAATTACGACAAGCTGAGCCGGGCCCTGCG CTATTACTATAACAAGCGCATTCTACACAAGACCAAGGGGAAACGGTTCACCTACAAGTTCAATTTCAACAAACTGGTGCTGGTCAATTACCCTTTCATTGATGTGGGGTTGGCTG GGGGTGCAGTGCCCCAGAGTGCCCCGCCAGTGCCGTCGGGTGGTAGCCACTTCCGCTTCCCTCCCTCAACGCCCTCCGAGGTGCTGTCCCCCACCGAGGACCCCCGCTCACCACCAGCCTgctcttcatcttcatcttcccTCTTCTCGGCTGTGGTGGCCCGCCGCCTGGGCCGAGGCTCAGTCAGTGACTGTAGTGATGGCACGTCAGAGCTGGAGGAACCGCTGGGAGAGGATCCCCGGGCCCGACCACCTGGCCCTCCGGATCTGGGTGCCTTCCGAGGGCCCCCGCTGGCCCGCCTGCCCCATGACCCTGGTGTCTTCCGAGTCTATCCCCGGCCTCGGGGTGGCCCTGAACCCCTCAGCCCCTTCCCTGTGTCGCCTCTGGCCGGTCCTGGATCCCTGCTGCCCCCTCAGCTCTCCCCGGCTCTGCCCATGACGCCCACCCACCTGGCCTACACTCCCTCGCCCACGCTGAGCCCGATGTACCCCAGTGGTGGCGGGGGGCCCAGCGGCTCAGGGGGAGGCTCCCACTTCTCCTTCAGCCCTGAGGACATGAAACGGTACCTGCAGGCCCACACCCAAAGCGTCTACAACTACCACCTCAGCCCCCGCGCCTTCCTGCACTACCCTGGGCTGGTGGTGCCCCAGCCCCAGCGCCCTGACAAGTGCCCGCTGCCGCCCATGGCACCCGAGACCCCACCGGTCCCCTCCTCGGCCTCGtcatcctcttcttcttcttcctccccaTTCAAGTTTAAGCTCCAGCCGCCCCCACTCGGACGCCGGCAGCGGGCAGCTGGGGAGAAGGCCGTAGCCGGTGCTGACAAGAGCGGTGGCGGTGCAGGCGGGCTGGCTGAGGGGGCAGGGGCACTAGCCCCACCGCCCCCGCCACCACAGATCAAGGTGGAGCCCATCTCGGAAGGCGAGTCGGAGGAGGTAGAGGTGACTGATATCAGTGATGAGGATGAGGAAGACGGGGAGGTGTTCAAGACGCCCCGTGCCCCACCTGCACCCCCTAAGTCTGAGCCCGGCGAGGCACCCGGGGCATCCCAGTGCATGCCCCTCAAGCTACGCTTTAAGCGGCGCTGGAGTGAAGACTGTCGCCTCGAAGGGGGTGGGGGCCCCGCTGGGGGCTTTGAGGATGAGGGTGAGGACAAGAAGGTGCGtggggaggggcctggggaggctgggggGCCCCTCACCCCAAGGCGGGTGAGCTCTGACCTCCAGCATGCCACGGCCCAGCTATCCCTGGAGCACCGAGACTCCTGA
- the LOC117977064 gene encoding putative uncharacterized protein FLJ42213 — protein MMGGNDGSRCTTGNGVQGNLSADCTTGSPEALWEAESLMHAGKRSPLTQSISCVCLPELGALWEIESARVNLRVSGREASREMESSPRPHRIAGVKRFLKHAGKWSLRWFLSPKWILQFRRWARKWSRFTRSSFQVRWTAVPAGKCSQHQGLSAVATASPGVFWEMEFDVSSPLTEGAGSPMSSKHAGE, from the coding sequence ATGATGGGCGGGAATGACGGGTCACGCTGTACGACGGGAAATGGAGTCCAGGGTAATCTGTCAGCCGACTGTACGACGGGGAGCCCtgaagcactttgggaagcagagagcCTGATGCACGCTGGGAAACGGAGTCCACTCACTCAGTCTATTAGCTGTGTATGCCTCCCAGAGCTCGGTGCGCTCTGGGAAATTGAGTCGGCCCGCGTGAACCTGCGGGTCTCGGGCCGTGAGGCAAGCCGGGAAATGGAGTCGTCGCCACGCCCTCACCGCATTGCAGGTGTAAAGCGATTTTTAAAGCACGCCGGGAAATGGAGTCTCAGGTGGTTTTTAAGCCCCAAGTGGATACTGCAGTTCCGGAGATGGGCGAGGAAATGGAGTAGGTTTACGCGCTCCTCTTTCCAGGTACGCTGGACCGCAGTCCCTGCCGGGAAGTGTAGTCAGCACCAAGGCCTCAGTGCAGTTGCCACAGCGAGCCCTGGTGTGTTCTGGGAAATGGAGTTCGACGTATCCTCCCCATTGACTGAGGGGGCGGGATCGCCCATGAGCTCCAAGCATGCTGGGGAATAG